The Corynebacterium occultum sequence TGACCGGTGCGCGTTTCAAGCGGGACTTCTCCGGGGTGGATGAGGAGTTCGGTGGGTATGTCTCGGAGAACTATTCCCGGGCTTATATCCATCACCTGCTCAAGGCCAAGGAGTTTCTGGCAGGTACGTTGTGCACCATCCACAACCTGCAGTTCATGCTCCAGCTGGTGGATAATGCGCGTGCCGCCATCGAGGGTGGCTACTACGAGGCCTACCGCGATGAGTTCATGGGACGCTACTACGCTCCCAAGAAGTAGCGGCTCTGACCACGGTGCAACCTCGCCCGAGACAAGGTTTATAGGCGGTTTTTGGGCGGTTTAGGGGCGAGGTTTTGAGGAGGTCTTGGGGAGGTCTTGGGGAGGTTTTCTTAATTTTCTCAGGTATGGCTACCGGGAGCTCTCTAGGGAGGGGCTTCCGAATGGGGGGAATTTTCGGACATTGCGGAAATATTCACCCCCAAAATCACCTAGATAGCCACTGAAGTGGACACTCCTGCGCCATATGCTGGGTGGGGCAGTTATTTGCCTCTATCCTGTGCCTCATGGAACATATGAATTACCTGAGAAAAGAACCCATTAAGGCTCTGGTGACTGGGAGCGCAGATTTTATTGGCTCCCATTTAGTTGATTATCTGATTGCGCAGGGACATGAAGTGATTGCGCTTGATGATCTTTCCCATGGCCGCCTGTCAAACCTGAGTGCCGCCCTGCACAGCGGGCGCCTGAAATTCCTCCATGTTGATCTCCTCAGCGCCGACCTGGATGCCCTGGTGGCGCAGTACCGTCCTGATGTCATCTTCCACCTGGGCGCCCAGATTGATGTGCGCACCTCGGTGGAGAACCCGGTCCGTGATGCTGAAGCCAATATTCTCGCCACGATCCGCCTGGCGGAGGCCGCCCGGAAACATGGGGTCCACAAGGTGGTGCTGACCTCCTCCGACGGCACCCTTTATAGCCGCCCGGGGGAATTTCCGGTGGGGGAGGGGGTTCCGGTGGATCCCCATTCCTCCTCTGCGGCCAGCAAATATGCCGCTGAGGTCTACCTGAACACCTTCCGGAACCTTTATGGGCTGGACTGCTCTCATATAGCTCCGGCCAATGTTTACGGCCCACGCCAGAACCCGGATGGTGAGGCCGGGGTTGTGGCGACCTTCGCCCAGCGACTGCTCGCCGGGGAAACCACCCATGTCTACGGGGATGGCTCCCACACCCGCGATTATGTCTACGTCGGTGATGTGGTCCGTGCCCTCTACCTTGCGGCCGGGAAACGGGGGAGCGGGATGCGTTTCAATATCGGCACCGGTGTGGAGACCACCGACCGGCAGCTCCACACCCTGGTGGCGGAGACCATCGGGGTGCCGGATGAACCGGATTTCCTTCCGGCCGGGCTGGGTGATCTACCCCGCTCGGCGCTGTCCTCCGGCCTCGCCCACCGCGAGCTGGGTTGGCAGCCCCTGGTGCCGTTGCGGGAGGGGATTCGACTGACCGTCGAACACTTCCACAAGGCCCAGAGCAAGTTCGACACCGTGTCCACCCATGCCTGGAAAGTGCAGATCTGATGACTAACTACCTGAACACCGCCAACTCCGCCCAGATCAAGACCGTGGTGGTGCCCGCAGCCGGACATGGCACCCGTTTCCTGCCCGCCACCAAGACCGTGCCGAAGGAGCTGCTCCCCGTGGTCGACACCCCCGGCATCGAGCTGATCGCCGAGGAAGCCGCCGAGCTGGGTGCTTCGCGCATGGCGATCATCACCTCCCCGAGCAAGCCGGGGTTGCTGCGCCATTTCGAGGACTTCCCGGAGCTGGTGTCCACCCTGCAGGCCCGTGGCAAGCATGAACAGGTGGCCATGGTGGAGCGCGCCGGCCGCCTGATTGAACCGGTGTCGGTGGTCCAGCATGAGGCTCTGGGCCTGGGGCATGCCGTGGGCCTGGCGGAAAGTGCCCTCGATGATGATGAGGAGGCATTCGCGGTCATGCTTCCCGATGACCTGGTGCTTCCCTTCGGGGTCCTGGAACAGATGGCTGAGGTCCGGGCCAGTTTCGGTGGTTCGGTGCTCTGCGCTTTCGAGGTCACACCGGAGGAGGTGTCCAGTTACGGGGTCTTCGAGGTCATGGAGATCTGCCCGGATGAGGGTTTGCCCACCGAAACCGTGAAACAGGTCATCGGCATGGTGGAGAAGCCCCCGGCGGCGGAGGCCCCCTCTCGTCTGGCCGCCGCCGGCCGTTATCTGCTGGATCGCGCGGTTTTTGATGCCCTGCGTCGCATCAAGCCAGGTCAGGGCGGTGAACTGCAGCTGACGGATGCCATCGAGCTGATGATCAAGGAGGGGCACCCGGTGCATGTGGTGATCCACCAGGGTAAACGCCATGACCTGGGTAATCCGGCTGGCTATATCCCCGCCTGCGTGGATTTCGGGCTCTCCCACCCCAAGTACGGCCGCGCCCTGCGGGATACGATCGGTGCGGTACTGCAGGAGTATGACGACCGCGAAGCGAGCCTGGCCTGACCCGCTTATCGACGCCCCGAGGGCAGCGAAAACTCCCCCCGTCATCTGCGATGATGGGGGGAGTTTTGCCCTTCAGGTTCAGCGCAGGTGGCAAACTTTCCGGGAACCAGATCACGCCTGCTTCGGAAGAACATGGGAAGCTACTGTCTGGAAAAGAAAATATCGGGTGATATCTGGGAGGCTTCACGTGGAACTTGTGGTGATCGGCGTGATCCTCATGATCGCAGCCTGCGTGCAGGGATCCATCGGTTTCGGCCTCGGCATGCTGGCGGCACCACTGATCGCGCTCATCCGCCCAGACCTCCTGCCCGCCCTCATCCTCCTGCTGGCACTGGTGCTCTCCTCAGCCACCCTCATCCGGGATCGGGGAGGGGTGGAATGGCGGGTGGTGCTGTGGACCAGCATCGGACGACTCCCTGGTTCCCTGCTCGGGGCAACCGCGGTGGCGTTTCTCCCCCTCACCGGGCTCTCCCTGGCCCTGGCCACCGCCGTGATCCTAGGAATTGTCTCCAGCCTGGTCGGTTGGCGACCCGGCCACGGTCCCAGAGCCTCCTTGGTGGCAGGAGCCGCCTCCGGGCTCCTGGGCACCTCCACCTCGATTGGAGGCCCGCCCCTCTCCATCATCCTCCGGGATCTGGCAGTGGAGAAGATCCGCGGCACCATGGGCGCCGCCTTCGTCATCGGCAGCACCCTCTCCATCACCCTGCTCTCGCTCAGCGGTTCGCTGACCTTTGAGCACCTCAAGGCGGCAGTGCTCTTCCTGCCGGCCGTGGTCATCGGCTTCCTGCTCTCCGGGGTGGTCAACCGGCACCTGAACAGTCAGGCCCTCTACTTCGGGGCAGTCGGATTATCACTGCTCGGAGCGGTGGTGGTCATCCTGCGGTCACTGGGGCAGCTGCTCTAAGGCTGCAGAACCCGGGCCACTGTGGTGAGCTGGAGAGGTGAAGCATCGGGGGATGTTGATCCTGACCGCCAATCTGAGCAGTTGGGAGAGAAAGAAAGCTAGGGAACGATTTCGTGCGGGTCAACTGCTCAAACTGAGGACGGGAATCTATGCGGATTCCGCAGCCTTCCACCGGTTGAAGCCCTGGGAACGCTACCGACTTGAATGCATGGCCACAGCGATTTCCCGGCCCGGCTCTGTGCTGGTGGGAAAATCCGCTGCCGCGCTCTGGGAGGTACCTTATGGGGAGATCCCCAGGTATGTGGAGATGGCCAGAGAGCAGGGGTCCGGGGGTTTCAGCTCTAAAGGGGTCAAGTCCCGGGAACTGCTACTGCCCGGGCAGCTGCCGATCCTGGGCATGGCAGCACCATATGAGCGCGCGAAGGTGGCTGGTTTGCCCCAGACCCTGATAGACATCGCACGTTGGTATGAACTGGAGCATGCCGTTATAGCCATTGATGCCTGCCTGAACAAGAGAAAAGTACATCGCCGAGACCTGGAACAGGTCCTGGACATAGCCAGCGGCTGGGGAGGGGTGAAGCAGGCGCGAAAAGCCCTGAAGTTTGCACACTCTGCTGCGGAGAGCCCCAGAGAATCCCAGGTCCGCCTACAGATCTGGCGGGCAGGGCTCCCAGCGCCACACCTCCAGGCCAGCATCCGGAATGTTCGGGGTGAGTTCATCGGGCGCGTTGACTTTTTCTACCCAAAGTATTCCCTGGCCATCGAATACGACGGGAGAATCAAATATGAGGGCGCTTTCGGCCAGTCAAAGCTGGGAGCTCTGGAGGATGAGAGATTCCGGGAGCGGGATCTGCTGAACACAGGTCTCCGGATGATCCGGATTGACCGTGAAAGCTTTCGGGATGGTTCCTGGTTATCGGTGCTAAAACGCGAAATTGAGCGTTCTGCAGGGGCAGACCTCAGCTTTCCGGAACAGCAGTGGGATTCGGCTGGGCCGGCGTGGTGAAGGTGCGATGCGGAAGTGTGACGCGGAAGTGTGACGCGGAAGTGTGATGCGGAAGTGTGATGCGGAAGTGTGATGCGGAAACGAGCAAAATTGGTCGATCTGGCGTTAGGCAATGGATTGCACAGCCCCGGAAAGTGCTCATTTCGACCAATTTTGCTCGTCAGCCCAACCAGCCCAACCAGCCCCTAATACCCCTCGGCCTTCTTCACCCAACGGATCACCGCATAGGTCAGCGGCAGCAGCGCAATCTCCAGCAGTGTCTTCCACAGGAACCCGACGACCACAAAGTTCCCCAGCTCACCAGCCGTGGTGATGCCGATTACCGGTGCCGCGATGAGGCAGAACAGCAGGGTGTCACCGAATTCGCCCACGACGGTGGAGCCGAGCAGTCGGGCCCAGAGCGATTTTTCGCCGGTACGTTTCTTGATCGCCACCAGCACATAGGAGTTGAGCAGCTGCCCGACGATATAGCCGACCAAGGATGCCACCACGATCTGCGGCACCAGCCCGAGCACCATCTCAAACTCAACCTGGCCCGAGTAGAAGGACGCTGGTGGCAGCCAGATAGCCACATAGAAAGCGAGCACCGCCAGCACGGTCACCACGAAGCTGGTCCAGATGGCGCGCCGGGTGGCTGTGAATCCGTAGCATTCGGCCAACACATCGCCGATGACATAGGAGATGGGGAAGAGGAAGAAGGCACCGTCGGTGATCAACGGCCCGATTTCCACGCCCTTGGTGGCGAGGATATTGGAGATCAGGAAGACCGCGACGAAGCTCGCGAGGAGAATGGGGTAGTAGGACTTCTGCAGGGGAATGAAACGGGCTTTAGCGGACACTGCGGTGGGGTTCACGGCGGCGCCCTGCCCAGGCCCGTTATCTGGTGTATTGGTCACCCGGATATCGTGCCATAACCTCTTTAACATGCACCCTAGTGATTCCGGCGCCGGCCGCTACGCCCCCTCCCCGAGCGGTGACCTCCATTTCGGTAATCTTCGCACTGCGCTGCTGGCCTGGCTTTTCGCCCGTCACAGCGGCCGTGCTTTCTATATGCGGGTGGAGGATATAGACACCCAGCGTTCTTCCCTGGAGTCGGCACACCGCCAGCTGGAGGATCTGGCCACATTGGGACTGGACTGGGACGGTGACCCCACATATCAGTCGGATAATTTCAGCAATTATGCCGCCGCCCTCAAGAAACTCCCCACTTTCGAGTGTTATTGCTCGCGCAAGGATATCCAGGAGGCTTCCCGTGCCCCCCACGCGATCCCCGGTTCCTATCCCGGCACATGCCGTGATCTCCCGGAGGCTGTTCGGGAGCAGAAGCGCCAGGAGTTGGCCGCCCAGAACCGGGTCCCGGCACTGCGCCTGCGTACCGAGGTCTCCAGCTTCACGGTCCATGACACTCTGCTCGGTGATTACACCGGGGATGTCGATGATTTCATTCTCCGCCGCGGTGGCCAGACCCCGGACTGGGCCTATAATCTCGCGGTGGTAGTCGATGATGGTGCGCAGGGCATCGACCAGGTCGTCCGCGGGGATGACCTGCTCTCCTCCGCCCCGCGCCAGGCATATCTCGCCCAGCTCCTCGGCCTACCGGTACCCGAGTTCGTGCATGTGCCTCTCGTGCTGAACCAGGAAGGCCGCCGCCTGGCTAAACGCGATGGTGCGGTCACCCTCCGCGAAATGCTTGTCGACGCCCCGATCACCGCTGTCTTCGCCAAGCTCGCCGCCTCCCTCGGCTACCGGGGTGTCGAGACGCCCCTCCAGCTGCTGGAGGTCTTCGATCCTGTGGGCCTGCCGCGGGAACCGTTCGAATGGCGTGGCTGAACGGATGGGGCTGGTCTGGGGCGATGGTTAGAGTTCCTCATTGCTTTCAATTCCACGAAAATTTCAGGAGGGG is a genomic window containing:
- a CDS encoding NAD-dependent epimerase/dehydratase family protein gives rise to the protein MKALVTGSADFIGSHLVDYLIAQGHEVIALDDLSHGRLSNLSAALHSGRLKFLHVDLLSADLDALVAQYRPDVIFHLGAQIDVRTSVENPVRDAEANILATIRLAEAARKHGVHKVVLTSSDGTLYSRPGEFPVGEGVPVDPHSSSAASKYAAEVYLNTFRNLYGLDCSHIAPANVYGPRQNPDGEAGVVATFAQRLLAGETTHVYGDGSHTRDYVYVGDVVRALYLAAGKRGSGMRFNIGTGVETTDRQLHTLVAETIGVPDEPDFLPAGLGDLPRSALSSGLAHRELGWQPLVPLREGIRLTVEHFHKAQSKFDTVSTHAWKVQI
- a CDS encoding UTP--glucose-1-phosphate uridylyltransferase — its product is MTNYLNTANSAQIKTVVVPAAGHGTRFLPATKTVPKELLPVVDTPGIELIAEEAAELGASRMAIITSPSKPGLLRHFEDFPELVSTLQARGKHEQVAMVERAGRLIEPVSVVQHEALGLGHAVGLAESALDDDEEAFAVMLPDDLVLPFGVLEQMAEVRASFGGSVLCAFEVTPEEVSSYGVFEVMEICPDEGLPTETVKQVIGMVEKPPAAEAPSRLAAAGRYLLDRAVFDALRRIKPGQGGELQLTDAIELMIKEGHPVHVVIHQGKRHDLGNPAGYIPACVDFGLSHPKYGRALRDTIGAVLQEYDDREASLA
- a CDS encoding sulfite exporter TauE/SafE family protein, translating into MELVVIGVILMIAACVQGSIGFGLGMLAAPLIALIRPDLLPALILLLALVLSSATLIRDRGGVEWRVVLWTSIGRLPGSLLGATAVAFLPLTGLSLALATAVILGIVSSLVGWRPGHGPRASLVAGAASGLLGTSTSIGGPPLSIILRDLAVEKIRGTMGAAFVIGSTLSITLLSLSGSLTFEHLKAAVLFLPAVVIGFLLSGVVNRHLNSQALYFGAVGLSLLGAVVVILRSLGQLL
- a CDS encoding queuosine precursor transporter; translation: MLKRLWHDIRVTNTPDNGPGQGAAVNPTAVSAKARFIPLQKSYYPILLASFVAVFLISNILATKGVEIGPLITDGAFFLFPISYVIGDVLAECYGFTATRRAIWTSFVVTVLAVLAFYVAIWLPPASFYSGQVEFEMVLGLVPQIVVASLVGYIVGQLLNSYVLVAIKKRTGEKSLWARLLGSTVVGEFGDTLLFCLIAAPVIGITTAGELGNFVVVGFLWKTLLEIALLPLTYAVIRWVKKAEGY
- the gluQRS gene encoding tRNA glutamyl-Q(34) synthetase GluQRS is translated as MHPSDSGAGRYAPSPSGDLHFGNLRTALLAWLFARHSGRAFYMRVEDIDTQRSSLESAHRQLEDLATLGLDWDGDPTYQSDNFSNYAAALKKLPTFECYCSRKDIQEASRAPHAIPGSYPGTCRDLPEAVREQKRQELAAQNRVPALRLRTEVSSFTVHDTLLGDYTGDVDDFILRRGGQTPDWAYNLAVVVDDGAQGIDQVVRGDDLLSSAPRQAYLAQLLGLPVPEFVHVPLVLNQEGRRLAKRDGAVTLREMLVDAPITAVFAKLAASLGYRGVETPLQLLEVFDPVGLPREPFEWRG